The Branchiostoma floridae strain S238N-H82 chromosome 12, Bfl_VNyyK, whole genome shotgun sequence genome segment CAGAGTCGCCTGTGCTTTGCTACCCATCCCCCTTATGAAAAATCACAAAAGCTACTAAAACGGCGAATGACTCGGTCAGATTTTGGAGTCAACATTGTCTAGAAGTAATGTGTTACACTATTCCACACAAAAAATCCGTGGAAATGGGAAGAAAAGAGCGGTTTTTACCGTGTAAAATGCGCCGTTCTGACCGCACACCTCCACAGCAAGATCCTCCATCTTGGACTCGCGGGGAATCCTGGGTTGGGTGCGGAGATGTCGTCTGATTCCCTCGGGGATGTTCAAATTAAAAAGAGATAATCTGAAACAACTGGCTTCTAAATCTTCCTAATCTCCTGAAAGTTGGCTCAAAGATGCTAAGGGGAATACTTAGACTTTGATATTGGCGTCCTAAAAATGCGAATATCACGAAAACACTCAAATCACTGAAAAATCTCTACTTGTTTCGGACGAAAATATTGAAAGTCTCGTGAAATCTCGCACTGGGGTCACCTGCtacatcatgtttttttaagatataataatcatttttgtcaaaatttccaTATCAAAATTCACATATGACGTAGATGATAACTGAGGTATTTCATTGTTAGCTAAGAAATtgctttgttgtattttttggtGGAATTTAATGAACTCTCGTTCTATGCGAGACTTGCAAACCAAATATGGCTGCCAGGGATGGAAGATTAGCCAATCTTGTCAACACTTTGTGTCGAAATAACCGTTTTTCTCCACAGTTCTAACTGCCCGTGAACACCTAAAAGTCGCTCGTAGACCGGAAAACCTGTAGGGATCCAAAATGTCGTCGGAAAGTGATGATGAGGAGTTCTACGACGCGAAGGAAAACGTTTCCCTGACGCAAAGTCCAGCACAGAGGTAACGTCATCCCAACACTTGGGTGGGCAGGGCCGGCTTGACTTTGTCCTCTAGAAAATTATCAAGCTGTTTTCCATGTATATCATCACAGACAACATCCTAGCTTTGAAAAACATTATATTATCTTTAGCCTAGTTGGTTTAGGAACTGTAGTGGTTGGTTTTAAGAAGTGTTTTgcgtttgttgttgtgtttgctTATTTGGTACACAGTACGGTACAGTATGTTGGCAAACCTTGCGTTGCtaactgtggggaggggggcgatttGCATGAACCGTTATAACTGAGGTGTGGAAGTCGAGCTCGGGTTTCCGTTTGAGTCATGGTATTGCATACAGAAGTAGGTTTCTACACAAATCTTCAACAAACACAATTGGTATGAAGCCAAGAATCATATTTGAACAGAAATACAATCTTACTGTTGCAAGCAAATGAACTCGGATGCATCATAAAGGTATAACTGATGGAGATGTTTTTGTTTCGGATAACAACACGTACAgccttttcaacctccttggtacagtGAAGAAAACATCAGAGGTGTCATCTCCTCAAAATGTAGTTAAACAAGGCGGTAGGGTGGTTTCGTGGTTAGGGTTGCCAAAGTTCCAAATCCCTTGTACATGTAGGAAGAGTCTAGGACCCAATATTTTGCGTTTGGGAAACACACTTCACACCTATGATTTTCCTtacttgactcaggtgaaaatgagtaccccTTGCTTGAATAGGGTAGGATGTAAAGTCAAAGggttgaggagagccacatctcaagcatgttaaagagcAAACTACACTTTTCGAAAAGAGTATAGGTCCTTTTCGGTGTAATGGATAAACCTTACTGTTTGCCCTCATGTCCCTTCTACCTACGGTTCAAAACTGGTGTCTAATGCCTAAACTGAAGACTGCTGGTGGTTTACCGGTTATCTggaacacacaaataaacatatGAATGCTAGCCATCCACACCCTTAAAGCTTGAATAAAAAGAAGCAGATTGTTGATTCATAAAGCAAAATGTCTCTTGTATTGTTAACAGGGCTCAACAGAAAGTGGGTGGTGCTCAAGGCCCTGAAGGTCCTCAGCTGTCAAAAAAACAGGAAGAACAGAATGAACTTGCCAGAAAGGAAGAAGACAGAAAAGCTAAGGAAGAAGAGGAGAGGAAGAGaaaggaagaggaagaaagaaagaagcgAGAACAGGAGGTATGTATTTGAAAAGTATTTTTATAACTAATTTAGTATGAAGGATACTGGCATGTGCATTTAGAAGTCAATTGGTGACCACTATTAAGTTTTAACTTTCTTATGTTTTTATCTGTGTCCAGACTAGGCTTGGACTGTTGTCCTTTGGATCATGGCCTTGTAAAAATTAAGGTCGGTAGTTAGGGATTTGGATTTTTCGATCATCAATATAACAACCTATTCCATGATTTTGAGTGTACCAAAAATGCTAGAACTACTGGTAAACACTGTTTGACTCAATCTTTGACATAACATTGACCTCTTCTGTGTAGGAATTGGAAAAGCAATTGGAGGAAAATGAAAGGAGAAGAAAACGTCTGCTTGCCATGAGAAGACAgatagaagaggaagaagagcaTGCAGGAGACAGTCCCCAACCGGATGAAACCGGTTCTGAAGAGGCTCCCGATGACGCTAAACCAGTTCAAACCAGTGAGGAACCTCCTGAAACTACTTTGGACCCAGAAACAAAACCGGATCCTGTGGAGAAGGATACAAGTGAAGAATGTGTCCCAAGCCCGACACCAAGCCCTACTCCAAGTCCCACCCCAGAAGCAGGGGACGGcttcaaaacaacaaaagacatCTCCGAAATGCAAGCAGATTCTGAAGTAGAAACTATCCTTGAgcaaaaagttgaaaaagagaaagaaaactCCAAGGAGATATTGAAGTCAacagacaaagaagaaaagGTTGAAGACGAACCCAAGACAATGACTGTAGAACCAGACATAGTTGCTAGTACTAAACCTGACATTGTAGCAGTGAGTAAGGAGAGACCTGGTAGTCTTAAGGTGCCTCCACCACGCCCTCCTCCTCCCGTGGCCCCGCccagaagacagaagaagaaatcaGCAAATGAAACCCCAGAGAATGAAGTAAGTACTGTCAATCTTGAAATAATCTTAGTTGATTTTTGATAGACACTGCTGAATCATAACGTTGAGATTGAGAACacatatttatttgtttttgttttttgcttcATTGACCTGGAATTTAAAAACACCACATAACGTCCATTCCTTTCgccctgcaaaaataaatgaatttacagtatgtaaaatAGGACATGCGGGATATCATCCTCTTGATGTATCCATATGTCAAAAGTGACATCTTTcctttatttgtaatttttgtgcACACTGTCCTCTTGTTTTAATGTACAGTAGTcttgctatatacatgtatgtttaaatATTTAGTTTGtaaactgtacaaatgtatgttttttcGTATTATTTTTAATGTTTGGAAATAACAATAATCAGATTTTGGTATtcttcagatttttttaaagcaccTTTTTTCTTTGCAGGCCCAAGAAACTCCTACCAAGTCTTCCCTTGTTGAAGGAGGGAAGGATGAACCCAAGGGTCTCCTTACTCCAACATCTGAGGCTATTGAGAGTCTAACTAAGGAGTTAGAGAGGTCACTGGACATGAAGGGTGCAACCAGTGGGTCCACCTTGGTCAAAATTCAGGTATAGCAAAGTCTCAGTACCCTGTGGCTAAATAATTAAAATGCTTGTGCCACCAATGACACTAAGATACAACAGTACCAAATTACCTTTGACCATGATAAGTATTCTTCATTAAATGAACAGTCATagatgtttgtacaaaatatgcaccCTTTGTGTACCTTACAAATCATAACTTGCAATTGTATATAATCTTGATGATTATGCACTGTTTGCTTCTTAAAGGGACATTTTTCATATAGGGGGTTGAAGAAAGTGGTTGAACGGTCACTataggattcttaatgcttgccTTGAGCCAATGGGAAAAATAATCTATTCTTAGGGAAACACCAAAGTGTGGCCTTCTTAAAGAGGTGTTAGACTGTACAAGTTTGACTATACATAGAACTCTATGCAAGGTTCCTCATGTCATTTTCCTTCACTGATTTTGAACCTTTGACTCTACTCTAGCATGATGATGAGTCCACCAAGGCAGAGCCGACCCCTCCCACCTCCCCTGTGGGCAACAAGGCTGAGACGAGTTTCAAACCCGCAGAGGAGGCTAGTGCCGCTGTAGGGGAGAAGGAGAGCCCCGCCTTACCTCGTCTCAGGTCCGCGTCTGGACGACCGCTCACTGATGAGGTAAAGCCAGCAACATTTGGGCAATGCCTTAGGGACGGAGCCATTAGTATAGTACtgccacaaacatacatacatagtcataCTCTTACTGAGTTTTGTCATTAACAAAGTTCCACTTCCACTGCCATTGACttgaaaatattctaaaaatttgtaaaattgtttttggcaacaccaTACGGGAACGGTCTTTGCACATAGCAGAGAAGACTTGTACCGATTTGGGCACGGAAAAAGTGTTATGTTTTTTAACAAGCTGTTTGGATGTTGTAATCAAGACAAATGTGTCGCActtgtttgttgattttttttatatggagagaaaatatgtctttttctcatttttctgtTTTCCCCTTTACTTCAGGAAATCTTGGAGCAGGTGATGATTAAGAACCTGGATACGGGAGAGCTGGTTCCGTTGAGTCAAGCTGAGGACAAGCTGCCCAAATGTATGAACCCCCTGTCCTTACACATCATCAGGAGGACCAAGGAGTATGTCAGGTACgtacagataaacaaacaaacagctgacTAAAGCCATAGCAAAATAAGTgttttggatgacatcattgAGAATGATTCTCTAATTTTTTCATCACTCAGATAAAATATTTTTATTCCCTTGCCAGCGGTTGCCTCTCAATTAAGAGGCTGGTTGGGTATTTGGAAATGCATTTTAACACTTGTTTCCTTGGCCTAAATTCCCATAGATAGTCAGTTCTAGTGGTTTCTATCTAACATGTACATTCCTATTGAAGCTGtattgtctgtgtttgtataGTAACAACAGCCTGAACAAGGATGACTCAGACACAGAGAGTGTGGAGGGGCAAGCTGACAGAGGGAAGACCATGCACCAGGCTGAGGAGAAGTTAAAGAAGGGAACGTAAGTCAGCAGGGAAAAAGTTACCAAACTTTTTCCAGTTCTTTTGTCGTTGTATAACTGAAGGACTTATTGCTCAGTACATGTCCCTTTTACTTGGGCAACACTCCTGTTGGAGTCATGGAGGATATGTTTTTATCAGCTTTTGTTATTGTAAGTTTATTTGATTTTACAAAGACTTAACTTTGCAGTAAAAGGGGAAAGGAGGCTTTTGTAGTTGAAACAATTCAGTTGTTAGGTAGTAAtatacagtggattccaattatttgtattacgcctttttggataattagagggtaattgcatagaattgcgaaatcccaaaccatttgccattccttctattgtttaagacatcgcagaattggataaccgGCCGTCTCAAACTTTGGGTTTTTGGATAGGATCATGTCAACTtatattgaaataaaaataggaAAATATACGCTAGAACTTACAAAATGAGGCCATAATTAACCAACAACTGTATGTATTAATTAAGGCATAAAATCATGAAAAGGACTGAAAGAAAGGTAGATTCCACCAAAAATCTTGCCGATACCGCTGTGGAAGCGCGCAAACATTTGGTCAGGCGCCATTTTGGtaggttgccgcaaggcatgatgggcggacgtcaacacgcttttgagttcatatttcgccttcagacaacgtctaaacttggtttaccctataaaacatgtgtttttacatagccactgtctcattattgagctgatttcggctgcgCTACATAGATTTTACGACGAGCGCACGTAACGCAACAGGGTCTGATTTCGCAATCACCGATCTGCcgcattgaatggcgggatatctcaaCCCACGCGGCGACGgcattttgaatgttttgaaagtgttttttttccGTCTTCACCGCGAAAGACGGCATCGAGTTTGaaatttcagcgtaatttgtggacacaagttgtaaataagaaggtgaagagtttatctctccaagACCTACCGTtattttgctcaaaattacGAAATCAACATCATTTTTTCCGACATACAAGCGgagttgtgtttgtctttgttgtggttcATTAGCTATTCCCACGGTAGTGCGAGTCAAAcgtatttttctacatgtttATTTAGCCACCaacttaaaaatctttattctGTATTAGCTAAATTATAGCACGTAACTTGTGTAATATCGGAACATATTGGAACAGTATGTAAAGCTTGTAACTTGGACTCTGTTCGATCTTTTGCTGATACACATTTCATTATTTAGTGATGttatagattcaaacagttgacGTTCCATTCGtgcatgtaaaaaaatgtttgtgtcTTGTAATCCtatgttgccccccccccccctttcggGGCGTTAGTGGCCCAACTTCGGACTGTTGGATACTTCGgactattggataaaatgcACCGACAAATGAGCTATACAAATAAGCGGATTCTACTGTATTTGAAATTGCAGTGAAGAGGTCCACAGAAATAATTCACCacgaaaatgtaaaaatttacACTAGTTTGTTAGCAAGCTGAttaaaattgtaaaatacacTTTTGTATTTACACCTTATAGACCTGCAAATAAGAAGAggtgaaagtttttttctccTTCTGAGTCCTAGTGAAAAAGATAAAATTATACTGATTCTAAGAATAAAAATGAGTCTGGACCCAATTCCATACTTTTGGGGTGGATTCTTTACCATAAACAGACAGGCAGATCTCCCTAGCAACTAGCAACAGATCTCCAAACTGCAGTTTTGTCACAGATTTGCTGTGTCTTCTTCACAGGAAGCAACTCAAGAAGCTGTTTGGAAAAGCCGTGGAAAAGTCGGTTAGTAAGATCAAGGAGATCAAAGATGAGGTGTTTGCCGGAGAAGACAGCTCCTCTAGCGATGATGAAACAGATACCAGAACCATCAAGGTAAAAAGCCGAATTCTCATGACATCCACAATGGAGTTGGTATTTTTGAATATATTTGCTTTGTTGTGTGTACTTTAGACCTCTGTGGATCAAAGTTTTTGAATACTTCTGAATTTAGATTTATGGAGTTTAAATCATAGCTATTGTTGCTCACCTAACATGCACCCCCCTGGAAAGGCTTTCAGTCTTTAAGATGGGACATTAAGCTGTGGTTCACTCTTCATTGTTGCTAGAGCTATGGGAGTTTCCTTGATGTAATGACTCTATATAATGTACCATCTGCCATCCTGCCATGACAAGTTAGCTAAAGATAATTGCTCAAGAcaagtttcatttttttctcaatgTTCCCTTGACCAATTAAGATACATCAGAGcaaatttttctgtgttttcagaTCAAGTCTTCCTCCAGTAATAAGGGTCCGTATGAGTTTGACCAGCTCAGACTGGTACAGGACCTGAGTGGTGAACACACGGTGAGGATGTTTTCTGCGGAATTAATTTTGAACACCATGTACTACTTACATTTATGACAGTAATCTTTTGAAAGTGATAGAAATCCTTTAACTTTAGGCATGATATGACTCGTAAACATTGTGTATGACCATTGCAGGGTGCTGTCTGGACAATGAAGTTTTCCTGTTGTGGAAGATTGTTGGTGAGTTTTCATGTGCCTTCTTCATGCTAATTTGcatcaaattcagtttggaatGTTAGTATGTATTGTGTTATTTCAATAAAGCTAAAGGAATGTAAGTTAAGTTATATTCTTCATGATGCTTGTCTTTTTTGGTGTATGTAGCACACAAATTTAATTCTCCCCATCTAATTCATACAGGCTACTGCAGGACAGGACAATATCTTGGTAAGTGTCTCCACACCAAACATTAAAACGATAGAAACAAATCATTGTAATACAACCATAGCCAACAGTTTAACATCTCTAACAAGGGGGCAAGCCACACATTACCATGACAGAGGTCTCAATTTACAACTAGAAGACATTTGACTTTTGTTTATTAGAATATGCCACTTGAAGACAATCCAGGAAAGTTTGTTGTTAAGTATACCTGTCACCAAGATTTTTGCAAGACTTAGAGGTCATAATTTTGTTCTCAAGCCATTACATAATGGAGACAGTATTTCAAGGAgccgtatgtacatgtattgttgatCTCCCTACAGAGAGTGTGGGTGCTGAAGGGGGCACATGTCTATTTTGACGAGATGAGACACAAGTACGCCATGGAAGGTACAAAGATATTTCCTGTCTTCTATGAATCCTTGTAATTTGCTTGTTGATCTAACGTGACATTAATTAAAGTTGAAAAGTTCTTTTAAGTGAGTACCTTTAAATTACAGACTCCGAATGGGATTATTTTGCCAGATTGCAGTTTCTACCTTGAAATATACATGCATACTTAcatatttgatttgttttctcTGAACATGGAGGCCCTGTGTTGATTCTTATTAGATCCTACAACCACAGATGTGACATTTCGTTCATGCTCTGTCTTTATTGAACTAAATTACAGCCAGGGCATCCCCGTCCCCTTCCCAAGAAAGTGTCAACTCTCAGAACTCACAGAACTCAGAACCTGGCAGCACAACAGAGGTAAGCTCAGTCAGGATTTCTCAAAACAACATGTGAGGTAACAGTTGGATAATACCTTGTTGTGATGTTTATAGATGTAAGGTGAAATTACTGTGTTAATAGTATAATTATACTGTGTTTTTTGGTGGCGGGCCCTTTGTCGGATTGGGAATTTTGGTAGTATGAATtattgtttttggcgacgcacCAAGGGCAAAAATATTACGCGATAGCTCTGCAAGTATTCAGAAAATTGCACAAATGCATCCTCTAGAGAATATATCATTCGTtaagaagttgtggatggatctgtat includes the following:
- the LOC118428102 gene encoding WD repeat-containing protein 44-like (The sequence of the model RefSeq protein was modified relative to this genomic sequence to represent the inferred CDS: added 372 bases not found in genome assembly), whose product is MSSESDDEEFYDAKENVSLTQSPAQRAQQKVGGAQGPEGPQLSKKQEEQNELARKEEDRKAKEEEERKRKEEEERKKREQEELEKQLEENERRRKRLLAMRRQIEEEEEHAGDSPQPDETGSEEAPDDAKPVQTSEEPPETTLDPETKPDPVEKDTSEECVPSPTPSPTPSPTPEAGDGFKTTKDISEMQADSEVETILEQKVEKEKENSKEILKSTDKEEKVEDEPKTMTVEPDIVASTKPDIVAVSKERPGSLKVPPPRPPPPVAPPRRQKKKSANETPENEAQETPTKSSLVEGGKDEPKGLLTPTSEAIESLTKELERSLDMKGATSGSTLVKIQHDDESTKAEPTPPTSPVGNKAETSFKPAEEASAAVGEKESPALPRLRSASGRPLTDEEILEQVMIKNLDTGELVPLSQAEDKLPKCMNPLSLHIIRRTKEYVSNNSLNKDDSDTESVEGQADRGKTMHQAEEKLKKGTKQLKKLFGKAVEKSVSKIKEIKDEVFAGEDSSSSDDETDTRTIKIKSSSSNKGPYEFDQLRLVQDLSGEHTGAVWTMKFSCCGRLLATAGQDNILRVWVLKGAHVYFDEMRHKYAMEARASPSPSQESLSSSQSHSQTGSGTPSEEPVEHEGPFRQIPFCSYRGHTADVLDLSWSKNYFILSSSMDKTVRLWHISRRECLCCFQHIDFVTAIAFHPRDDRYFLSGSLDGKLRLWNIPDKKVALWNELDGDIKLITAANFCENGRFAVVGTYDGRCIFFDTEHLKYFTQIHVRSTRGKNSKGRKITGIEQLPGEHKILVTSNDSRVRLYDLRDLSLSCKYKGGTNTSSQIKASLSHNGKFIVCGSEDHYIYIWKTYYDYSKFTSVRRDRNDFWEAFRAHTAVVTAAIFASNPIAIFNSMESQTPANQEKEGASKPDPGEVLVSADFSGAVKVFVNRAAKAKQQRVSEVQAPQPTAVTQPSEAVAKPTEQDTTTKENATAVQTSKAPPKPPRASVKGPPPSR